In Cyprinus carpio isolate SPL01 chromosome B7, ASM1834038v1, whole genome shotgun sequence, a genomic segment contains:
- the LOC122137883 gene encoding proline-rich receptor-like protein kinase PERK9 isoform X1, whose product MNYAEDQLWCLLHGGRPLEKYVEEFIKLSYLVEEIRQDKSRSSPDSSVNLWSSPAYPRPVSSTCLANGSDHPYPPVFPRGSPRTIPVLSLEPAAAPLSSPPTAPLANLPAAPLSRPMIISAFSSTSAQKRRMRKRRFSVPMLTPKFAPECSAELNQKPSPPLSLLVPFSSPSSPLVPPAFLNLLHLLRLSWSCPAILHLMSLLR is encoded by the exons ATGAATTATGCTGAGGACCAGCTATGGTGCCTGCTGCACGGTGGTCGGCCTTTGGAGAAGTATGTGGAGGAATTCATCAAGCTCTCCTATCTG GTAGAGGAAATTAGACAAGATAAGAGCCGTTCTAGTCCAGACTCTTCTGTGAACCTCTGGTCCTCGCCAGCTTACCCCAGGCCGGTATCATCCACATGCCTGGCCAATGGCTCTGACCACCCCTATCCTCCTGTGTTTCCCCGAGGCT CTCCCAGAACCATTCCAGTCCTGAGCCTAGAACCAGCGGCTGCTCCACTCTCAAGCCCACCAACCGCTCCACTCGCAAACCTGCCGGCCGCTCCACTTTCCAGACCTATGATAATATCAGCCTTTTCTTCAACCTCAGCCcaaaagaggaggatgaggaaaaGGCGGTTTTCAGTCCCGATGCTCACTCCAAAGTTCGCCCCAGAATGTTCGGCAGAGCTCAACCAGAAGCCCAGCCCTCCTTTGTCTCTGCTGGTCCCGTTCAGCTCACCTTCATCTCCGCTGGTCCCGCCAGCTTTCCTTAATCTCCTTCATCTCCTTCGCCTCAGCTGGTCTTGTCCAGCCATCCTTCATCTCATGAGCCTCCTGCGTTAG
- the LOC122137883 gene encoding uncharacterized protein LOC122137883 isoform X2 has product MLRTSYGACCTVVGLWRSMWRNSSSSPICSQNHSSPEPRTSGCSTLKPTNRSTRKPAGRSTFQTYDNISLFFNLSPKEEDEEKAVFSPDAHSKVRPRMFGRAQPEAQPSFVSAGPVQLTFISAGPASFP; this is encoded by the exons ATGCTGAGGACCAGCTATGGTGCCTGCTGCACGGTGGTCGGCCTTTGGAGAAGTATGTGGAGGAATTCATCAAGCTCTCCTATCTG CTCCCAGAACCATTCCAGTCCTGAGCCTAGAACCAGCGGCTGCTCCACTCTCAAGCCCACCAACCGCTCCACTCGCAAACCTGCCGGCCGCTCCACTTTCCAGACCTATGATAATATCAGCCTTTTCTTCAACCTCAGCCcaaaagaggaggatgaggaaaaGGCGGTTTTCAGTCCCGATGCTCACTCCAAAGTTCGCCCCAGAATGTTCGGCAGAGCTCAACCAGAAGCCCAGCCCTCCTTTGTCTCTGCTGGTCCCGTTCAGCTCACCTTCATCTCCGCTGGTCCCGCCAGCTTTCCTTAA